In Ctenopharyngodon idella isolate HZGC_01 chromosome 2, HZGC01, whole genome shotgun sequence, the following are encoded in one genomic region:
- the LOC127497082 gene encoding prolyl 4-hydroxylase subunit alpha-2-like, whose amino-acid sequence MAIKELTVFVVFSWIVCTTGLDITSSIEKVAQLFEEEKDLLESFSLYINAEEKNVERMKSALLVLQLLTYFDPENPDKTLRDPVAAYKLLRRVRTEWLTIVKYTQLSLYEMYQKLLPIKEIPQEDVDGAASELIRLQEFHKLYPHNITKETSLNADEAYHIGLVAYNEHNFQYAFLWFLYSLDRLTESSITTEKKLFHYLSSSAYHFGSLPVAIYFGQRLLNLDPTNDEVKVELSLYKHLRFQKTSNPDIFTLNTKSNNSYEALCRGEIDERTSKRQRALSCRYSTGGGNPRLMYAPVKEEVEWDEPRIIRYHDIISDREIEILKNISRPQLSRSRIRHLGVSKFRTSQSVFLEEDNTVLARISQNIADITGLSMESAESLHVQNYGIGGRFEPHYDAWDDENGRTATFLIYMSDVEIGGATVFPKVGVALKPKKGSAVFWYNLLKNGRVDLDTQHAGCPVLVGNKWVANKWIHEFGQEFRRPCSLKYWE is encoded by the exons ATGGCTATAAAGGAACTGACAGTATTTGTGGTGTTTTCTTGGATTGTCTGTACGACTGGACTTGACATCACCTCATCAATag aaaaagtTGCACAGCTTTTTGAGGAGGAGAAAGACCTTCTGGAAAGCTTTAGTCTCTACATCAATGCTGAAGAAAAGAATGTAGAGAGAATGAAGAG TGCTCTTCTGGTTCTTCAACTACTCACATACTTTGACCCTGAGAACCCTGACAAAACCCTGAGAGACCCTGTGGCAGCTTATAAACTCCTCAGAAGAGTGAGAACTGAATGGTTGACTATTGTCAAATACACTCAACTGAGTCTTTATGAGA TGTACCAGAAACTGCTGCCAATTAAAGAGATCCCACAGGAGGACGTGGATGGTGCAGCTTCAGAACTGATCAGACTGCAAGAGTTCCACAAACTCTACCCACACAACATCACAAAGG AAACGTCTCTAAATGCAGATGAAGCCTACCATATAGGGTTGGTCGCTTATAATGAGCATAACTTCCAGTACGCCTTTCTCTGGTTTCTGTACAGTCTGGACAGATTAACAGAATCCTCAATCACTACTGAGAAAAAGTTGTTCCATTACCTTAGTTCCTCAGCCTATCATTTTGGCAGCCTACCTGTGGCAATCTACTTCGGCCAACGGCTTCTAAATCTGG ATCCAACTAATGATGAAGTCAAAGTTGAGCTGAGCCTTTACAAACACCTTCGCTTCCAAAAAACTTCAAATCCTGACATATTCACGCTGAACACAAAGTCAAATAACTCCTATGAGGCACTGTGCAGAGGAGAGATTGACGAGAGG ACCTCCAAGAGGCAGAGGGCGCTGTCCTGTAGGTACAGCACAGGTGGAGGAAACCCCAGACTGATGTACGCACCAGTGAAAGAAGAAGTGGAGTGGGACGAGCCTCGAATCATCAGATATCATGACATTATatcagacagagagatagagatCCTGAAGAACATCTCCAGACCTCAA CTTTCTAGGTCTAGGATTAGACATCTAGGAGTTTCAAAGTTCCGTACTTCTCAAAG tgtttttctgGAGGAAGACAACACTGTTCTTGCTCGTATCAGTCAGAATATTGCAGACATCACAGGACTCTCCATGGAATCAGCTGAAAGTCTACAT GTTCAGAACTATGGGATTGGTGGCAGATTTGAACCACATTATGATGCATGG GATGATGAGAATGGAAGGACTGCTACTTTCTTAATTTAT ATGAGTGATGTGGAGATAGGGGGCGCCACTGTGTTTCCTAAAGTTGGAGTTGCATTGAAGCCAAAAAAG GGTTCAGCAGTGTTTTGGTACAACCTCCTAAAGAACGGCAGAGTGGATTTAGATACACAGCATGCTGGATGCCCTGTGTTAGTGGGTAACAAATGGG TGGCTAATAAATGGATCCATGAGTTTGGACAGGAGTTCAGGAGACCCTGTTCTTTGAAATACTGGGAGTGA
- the LOC127497033 gene encoding prolyl 4-hydroxylase subunit alpha-1-like isoform X1 yields the protein MAVKELRVFIVCFWIIYSAAGHEFFSSTDQIAQLYGKMKDFLKVFSQCIDAENVETMKSVLLNLLLSYSDSENHEEAIRNPVAAYRLLRQMRNDLIFIEKHIKPNLYQCEEYQDELDAKLLEIPQLEDVDGAASGLIRLQEIYKLHPEDITKETSLNADEAYHVGLVAYDEGKFQHAFLWFLDSLDRLTEYSTTTEEELLHYLSSSAYHFGSLPVAIYFGQQLLNLVINIFASDPSNDEVRVQLNWLLHLQSNPDIFTLNTESSNYEALCRGEVDERTSKRQRALSCRYSTGGGNPRLMYAPVKEEVEWDEPRIIRYHDIISDREIEILKNISRPQLSRSQIGKGTVSDFRTSQSVFLKEDYTVARINQRIADITGLSIESSEYLHVQNYGIGGRYEPHYDAWDNENERIATFLIYMSDVEIGGTTVFPKVGVALQPEKGSAVFWYNLHKSGTVDLKTEHAGCPVLMGNKWVANKWIHEYGQVFRRPCSLSDRE from the exons ATGGCCGTAAAGGAACTGAGAGTATTCATTGTGTGTTTTTGGATCATCTACTCTGCTGCTGGGCATGAATTCTTCTCATCAACAG atCAAATTGCACAGCTATATGGGAAGATGAAAGATTTTCTGaaggtcttcagtcagtgcatTGATGCTGAGAATGTAGAGACAATGAAGAG TGTTCTTCTGAATCTTCTGCTTTCATACTCTGACTCTGAGAACCATGAGGAAGCCATAAGAAACCCTGTGGCAGCTTACAGACTCCTCAGACAAATGAGAAATGATTTgatatttattgaaaaacacATTAAGCCGAATCTTTATCAGTGTGAAGAGTATCAGGATGAGTTGGATGCAAAACTTCTAGAGATCCCACAGCTGGAGGACGTGGATGGTGCAGCTTCTGGCTTGATCAGACTGCAAGAGATCTACAAACTCCACCCAGAAGACATCACAAAGG AAACATCTCTAAATGCAGATGAAGCCTACCATGTGGGGTTGGTCGCTTATGATGAGGGAAAATTCCAGCATGCCTTTCTCTGGTTTCTGGACAGTCTGGACAGATTAACAGAATACTCAACCACTACTGAGGAAGAGTTGCTCCATTACCTTAGTTCCTCAGCCTATCATTTTGGCAGCCTACCTGTGGCAATCTACTTCGGCCAGCAGCTTCTAAATCTGG TCATAAACATCTTTGCCTCAGATCCAAGTAATGATGAAGTCAGAGTTCAGCTAAACTGGCTCCTTCACTTACAGAGCAACCCTGACATATTTACACTGAACACAGAGTCAAGTAACTATGAGGCACTGTGCAGAGGAGAGGTTGATGAGAGG ACCTCCAAGAGGCAGAGGGCGCTGTCCTGTAGGTACAGCACAGGTGGAGGAAACCCCAGACTGATGTACGCACCAGTGAAAGAGGAAGTGGAGTGGGACGAGCCTCGAATCATCAGATATCATGACATTATatcagacagagagatagagatCCTGAAGAATATCTCCAGACCTCAA CTTTCTAGGTCTCAGATCGGAAAGGGCACAGTCTCAGACTTCCGTACTTCTCAAAG tgtttttctAAAAGAGGATTACACTGTTGCTCGCATCAATCAGAGGATTGCAGACATCACAGGACTCTCCATAGAATCATCTGAATATCTACAT GTTCAGAATTACGGGATTGGTGGCAGATATGAACCACATTATGATGCATGG GATAATGAGAATGAAAGGATTGCTACATTCTTAATTTAT ATGAGTGATGTGGAAATAGGGGGCACCACTGTGTTTCCTAAAGTTGGAGTTGCATTGCAGCCAGAAAAG GGTTCAGCCGTGTTTTGGTACAACCTTCACAAGAGTGGTACAGTGGATTTGAAAACAGAGCATGCTGGATGCCCTGTGTTAATGGGTAATAAATGGG tgGCTAATAAATGGATCCATGAGTATGGACAGGTGTTCAGGAGACCCTGTTCTTTGTCAGACAGGGAGTGA
- the LOC127497033 gene encoding prolyl 4-hydroxylase subunit alpha-1-like isoform X2 → MAVKELRVFIVCFWIIYSAAGHEFFSSTDQIAQLYGKMKDFLKVFSQCIDAENVETMKSVLLNLLLSYSDSENHEEAIRNPVAAYRLLRQMRNDLIFIEKHIKPNLYQCEEYQDELDAKLLEIPQLEDVDGAASGLIRLQEIYKLHPEDITKETSLNADEAYHVGLVAYDEGKFQHAFLWFLDSLDRLTEYSTTTEEELLHYLSSSAYHFGSLPVAIYFGQQLLNLDPSNDEVRVQLNWLLHLQSNPDIFTLNTESSNYEALCRGEVDERTSKRQRALSCRYSTGGGNPRLMYAPVKEEVEWDEPRIIRYHDIISDREIEILKNISRPQLSRSQIGKGTVSDFRTSQSVFLKEDYTVARINQRIADITGLSIESSEYLHVQNYGIGGRYEPHYDAWDNENERIATFLIYMSDVEIGGTTVFPKVGVALQPEKGSAVFWYNLHKSGTVDLKTEHAGCPVLMGNKWVANKWIHEFGQEFRRPCSLSDSE, encoded by the exons ATGGCCGTAAAGGAACTGAGAGTATTCATTGTGTGTTTTTGGATCATCTACTCTGCTGCTGGGCATGAATTCTTCTCATCAACAG atCAAATTGCACAGCTATATGGGAAGATGAAAGATTTTCTGaaggtcttcagtcagtgcatTGATGCTGAGAATGTAGAGACAATGAAGAG TGTTCTTCTGAATCTTCTGCTTTCATACTCTGACTCTGAGAACCATGAGGAAGCCATAAGAAACCCTGTGGCAGCTTACAGACTCCTCAGACAAATGAGAAATGATTTgatatttattgaaaaacacATTAAGCCGAATCTTTATCAGTGTGAAGAGTATCAGGATGAGTTGGATGCAAAACTTCTAGAGATCCCACAGCTGGAGGACGTGGATGGTGCAGCTTCTGGCTTGATCAGACTGCAAGAGATCTACAAACTCCACCCAGAAGACATCACAAAGG AAACATCTCTAAATGCAGATGAAGCCTACCATGTGGGGTTGGTCGCTTATGATGAGGGAAAATTCCAGCATGCCTTTCTCTGGTTTCTGGACAGTCTGGACAGATTAACAGAATACTCAACCACTACTGAGGAAGAGTTGCTCCATTACCTTAGTTCCTCAGCCTATCATTTTGGCAGCCTACCTGTGGCAATCTACTTCGGCCAGCAGCTTCTAAATCTGG ATCCAAGTAATGATGAAGTCAGAGTTCAGCTAAACTGGCTCCTTCACTTACAGAGCAACCCTGACATATTTACACTGAACACAGAGTCAAGTAACTATGAGGCACTGTGCAGAGGAGAGGTTGATGAGAGG ACCTCCAAGAGGCAGAGGGCGCTGTCCTGTAGGTACAGCACAGGTGGAGGAAACCCCAGACTGATGTACGCACCAGTGAAAGAGGAAGTGGAGTGGGACGAGCCTCGAATCATCAGATATCATGACATTATatcagacagagagatagagatCCTGAAGAATATCTCCAGACCTCAA CTTTCTAGGTCTCAGATCGGAAAGGGCACAGTCTCAGACTTCCGTACTTCTCAAAG tgtttttctAAAAGAGGATTACACTGTTGCTCGCATCAATCAGAGGATTGCAGACATCACAGGACTCTCCATAGAATCATCTGAATATCTACAT GTTCAGAATTACGGGATTGGTGGCAGATATGAACCACATTATGATGCATGG GATAATGAGAATGAAAGGATTGCTACATTCTTAATTTAT ATGAGTGATGTGGAAATAGGGGGCACCACTGTGTTTCCTAAAGTTGGAGTTGCATTGCAGCCAGAAAAG GGTTCAGCCGTGTTTTGGTACAACCTTCACAAGAGTGGTACAGTGGATTTGAAAACAGAGCATGCTGGATGCCCTGTGTTAATGGGTAATAAATGGG tggctAATAAATGGATCCATGAGTTTGGACAGGAGTTCAGGAGACCCTGTTCTTTGTCAGACTCTGAGTGA
- the LOC127497053 gene encoding prolyl 4-hydroxylase subunit alpha-2-like isoform X1 has protein sequence MAIKELTVFVVFSWIVCTTGHEFFSSIEKVAQLFEEEKDLLESFRFYIDAEEKNVERMKSVLLVLQLLTFSDPEYTEKTLRDPVAAYKLLRRVRIEWLTIVEYTQLSLYEKYQTLLEFAEIPQPEDVDGAASELIRLQEFYKLYPHNITKETSLSADQAYHIGLVAYDEGKFQHAFLWFLYSLDRLTEYSTTTEEELLHYLSSSAYHFGSLPVAIYFKQRLLNLDPTNDEVKVELSLYKHLRFQKTSNPDIFTLNTTSNNSYEALCRGEIDERTSKRQRALSCRYSTGGGNPRLMYAPVKEEVEWDEPRIIRYHDIISDREIEILKNISRPQLSRSETRQGISNYRGSQSVFLEEDHTVLVRISQNIADITGLSMESAESLHVQNYGIGGRFGPHYDAWDDENGRIATFLIYMSDVEIGGATVFPEVGVALKPKKGSAVFWYNLLKNGELDWESQHAGCPVLMGNKWVATKWIHEFGQEFRRPCSLSDWE, from the exons ATGGCCATAAAGGAACTGACAGTATTTGTGGTGTTTTCTTGGATTGTCTGTACTACTGGACATGAATTCTTCTCATCAATAG aaaaagTTGCACAGCTTTTCGAGGAGGAGAAAGACCTTCTGGAAAGCTTCAGGTTCTACATCGATGCTGAAGAAAAGAATGTAGAGAGAATGAAGAG TGTTCTTCTGGTTCTTCAACTACTCACATTCTCTGACCCTGAGTACACTGAGAAAACCCTGAGAGACCCTGTGGCAGCTTACAAACTCCTCAGACGAGTGAGAATTGAATGGTTGACTATTGTTGAATACACTCAGCTGAGTCTTTATGAGA AGTATCAGACACTGCTGGAGTTCGCAGAGATCCCACAGCCTGAGGACGTGGATGGTGCAGCTTCAGAACTGATCAGACTGCAAGAGTTCTACAAACTCTACCCACACAACATCACAAAGG AAACATCTCTAAGTGCAGATCAAGCCTACCATATAGGGTTGGTCGCTTATGATGAGGGTAAATTCCAGCATGCCTTTCTCTGGTTTCTGTACAGTCTGGACAGATTAACAGAATACTCAACCACTACTGAGGAAGAGTTGCTCCATTACCTTAGTTCCTCAGCCTATCATTTTGGCAGCCTACCTGTGGCAATCTACTTCAAACAGCGGCTTCTAAATCTGG ATCCAACTAATGACGAAGTCAAAGTTGAGCTGAGCCTTTACAAACACCTTCGCTTCCAAAAAACTTCAAATCCTGACATATTCACACTGAACACAACGTCAAATAACTCCTATGAGGCACTGTGCAGAGGAGAGATTGACGAGAGG ACCTCCAAGAGGCAGAGGGCGCTGTCCTGTAGGTACAGCACAGGTGGAGGAAACCCCAGACTGATGTACGCACCAGTGAAAGAGGAAGTGGAGTGGGACGAGCCTCGCATCATCAGATATCATGACATTATatcagacagagagatagagatCCTGAAGAATATCTCCAGACCTCAA CTTTCTAGGTCTGAGACTAGACAAGGAATTTCAAACTACCGTGGTTCTCAAAG tgtttttctgGAGGAAGACCACACTGTGCTTGTTCGTATCAGTCAGAATATTGCAGACATCACAGGACTCTCCATGGAATCAGCTGAAAGTCTACAT GTTCAGAATTATGGGATTGGTGGCAGATTTGGACCACATTATGATGCATGG GATGATGAGAATGGAAGGATTGCTACGTTCTTAATTTAT ATGAGTGATGTGGAGATAGGGGGCGCCACTGTGTTTCCTGAAGTTGGAGTTGCATTAAAGCCAAAAAAG GGTTCAGCGGTGTTTTGGTACAACCTCCTAAAGAATGGCGAACTGGATTGGGAATCACAACATGCTGGATGCCCTGTGTTAATGGGTAACAAATGGg
- the LOC127497053 gene encoding prolyl 4-hydroxylase subunit alpha-2-like isoform X2, which translates to MAIKELTVFVVFSWIVCTTGHEFFSSIEKVAQLFEEEKDLLESFRFYIDAEEKNVERMKSVLLVLQLLTFSDPEYTEKTLRDPVAAYKLLRRVRIEWLTIVEYTQLSLYEKYQTLLEFAEIPQPEDVDGAASELIRLQEFYKLYPHNITKETSLSADQAYHIGLVAYDEGKFQHAFLWFLYSLDRLTEYSTTTEEELLHYLSSSAYHFGSLPVAIYFKQRLLNLDPTNDEVKVELSLYKHLRFQKTSNPDIFTLNTTSNNSYEALCRGEIDERTSKRQRALSCRYSTGGGNPRLMYAPVKEEVEWDEPRIIRYHDIISDREIEILKNISRPQLSRSETRQGISNYRGSQSVFLEEDHTVLVRISQNIADITGLSMESAESLHVRLQFRIMGLVADLDHIMMHGMMRMEGLLRS; encoded by the exons ATGGCCATAAAGGAACTGACAGTATTTGTGGTGTTTTCTTGGATTGTCTGTACTACTGGACATGAATTCTTCTCATCAATAG aaaaagTTGCACAGCTTTTCGAGGAGGAGAAAGACCTTCTGGAAAGCTTCAGGTTCTACATCGATGCTGAAGAAAAGAATGTAGAGAGAATGAAGAG TGTTCTTCTGGTTCTTCAACTACTCACATTCTCTGACCCTGAGTACACTGAGAAAACCCTGAGAGACCCTGTGGCAGCTTACAAACTCCTCAGACGAGTGAGAATTGAATGGTTGACTATTGTTGAATACACTCAGCTGAGTCTTTATGAGA AGTATCAGACACTGCTGGAGTTCGCAGAGATCCCACAGCCTGAGGACGTGGATGGTGCAGCTTCAGAACTGATCAGACTGCAAGAGTTCTACAAACTCTACCCACACAACATCACAAAGG AAACATCTCTAAGTGCAGATCAAGCCTACCATATAGGGTTGGTCGCTTATGATGAGGGTAAATTCCAGCATGCCTTTCTCTGGTTTCTGTACAGTCTGGACAGATTAACAGAATACTCAACCACTACTGAGGAAGAGTTGCTCCATTACCTTAGTTCCTCAGCCTATCATTTTGGCAGCCTACCTGTGGCAATCTACTTCAAACAGCGGCTTCTAAATCTGG ATCCAACTAATGACGAAGTCAAAGTTGAGCTGAGCCTTTACAAACACCTTCGCTTCCAAAAAACTTCAAATCCTGACATATTCACACTGAACACAACGTCAAATAACTCCTATGAGGCACTGTGCAGAGGAGAGATTGACGAGAGG ACCTCCAAGAGGCAGAGGGCGCTGTCCTGTAGGTACAGCACAGGTGGAGGAAACCCCAGACTGATGTACGCACCAGTGAAAGAGGAAGTGGAGTGGGACGAGCCTCGCATCATCAGATATCATGACATTATatcagacagagagatagagatCCTGAAGAATATCTCCAGACCTCAA CTTTCTAGGTCTGAGACTAGACAAGGAATTTCAAACTACCGTGGTTCTCAAAG tgtttttctgGAGGAAGACCACACTGTGCTTGTTCGTATCAGTCAGAATATTGCAGACATCACAGGACTCTCCATGGAATCAGCTGAAAGTCTACATGTACGGTTACA GTTCAGAATTATGGGATTGGTGGCAGATTTGGACCACATTATGATGCATGG GATGATGAGAATGGAAGGATTGCTACGTTCTTAA